A stretch of the Prochlorococcus marinus str. MIT 0918 genome encodes the following:
- a CDS encoding DoxX family protein, translating to MMPDSIQLNSEESQSSKANQSQKVEVVVASPNDGEVNILGELAIFILRVGFSIFMIHHGLEKFQDPQGFAEFVVGKYFGFLPGDPVIWTFAAAITQIVCPIGLALGIFARISALGLLNTMLFAVYFHLVDTGLEGFPLAVVDDHNYAFELSAIYAAISLYFLCAGPGRLSAFRKTNKVTYYPKSNDN from the coding sequence ATGATGCCTGACTCTATCCAGCTTAACTCAGAGGAATCTCAATCTTCAAAAGCTAATCAATCGCAGAAGGTTGAAGTGGTTGTAGCAAGTCCAAATGATGGTGAAGTTAATATTTTGGGAGAACTTGCGATTTTTATTCTTAGAGTTGGATTTAGTATTTTCATGATCCATCATGGCCTTGAAAAGTTTCAAGACCCCCAAGGCTTTGCAGAGTTTGTTGTTGGTAAATATTTTGGATTTCTTCCAGGAGATCCTGTTATATGGACTTTTGCTGCAGCTATTACTCAGATTGTATGCCCAATAGGACTTGCTTTAGGAATATTTGCAAGAATTTCTGCCTTGGGCCTTTTAAATACAATGCTTTTTGCAGTTTATTTTCACCTGGTTGATACAGGCTTAGAAGGATTTCCTTTGGCTGTTGTAGATGATCACAATTATGCTTTTGAGCTGTCTGCAATTTATGCTGCTATTTCTTTATACTTTTTATGTGCTGGTCCTGGAAGATTGTCTGCTTTTAGAAAGACTAATAAAGTAACCTATTATCCAAAGTCTAATGATAATTAA
- a CDS encoding adenosylcobinamide-GDP ribazoletransferase: MSFKRFFILISPNWLRELVGAGVFYTILPKVPLVKPKFTGIARFAPIIGLFIGIFEISILLFLSNLGWPYESLPFIAISINLWLTGGLHFDGLMDTADGIAAGKKKSIEAMKDSRVGAGGVMALTINIALQIAALYKIKLLYIYAIPIACFWGRYSQIIAIGNYPYINSNGFSKFHQDTWGGNVKESIPSVFCIACILSYLVSINIDENSKIFLIIITLIGIIPAILIPNYLAFCLGGQTGDTYGASVILVETFVLTLIAFIIPAS, encoded by the coding sequence ATTTCTTTTAAGAGGTTTTTTATTCTGATTTCACCTAATTGGTTAAGAGAGCTTGTCGGAGCTGGGGTCTTTTATACAATTTTACCCAAAGTCCCATTAGTTAAACCAAAATTCACAGGAATTGCACGTTTTGCTCCTATCATAGGTTTATTTATTGGGATATTTGAAATATCTATATTATTATTTTTATCTAATTTAGGTTGGCCTTATGAATCCCTACCTTTTATTGCCATATCTATTAATTTATGGCTAACAGGAGGATTACATTTCGATGGTCTTATGGATACAGCAGATGGGATAGCTGCTGGCAAAAAAAAATCTATTGAAGCAATGAAGGATAGCAGAGTAGGAGCAGGAGGTGTTATGGCATTAACTATTAATATAGCATTACAAATAGCAGCATTATATAAAATTAAATTACTATATATTTACGCTATTCCAATAGCATGTTTCTGGGGCAGATATTCTCAAATCATAGCAATAGGAAATTATCCATACATAAATAGCAATGGTTTTTCAAAGTTCCATCAAGATACTTGGGGAGGAAATGTCAAAGAATCAATTCCTTCTGTTTTTTGTATTGCATGCATTCTATCTTATTTAGTCAGCATAAATATTGATGAAAATAGCAAGATATTTCTGATAATTATAACCTTGATAGGAATTATACCTGCAATTCTAATTCCTAATTACCTAGCTTTTTGTCTTGGAGGACAAACCGGAGACACTTATGGAGCTTCAGTGATATTAGTAGAAACATTTGTTCTTACATTAATAGCATTTATTATCCCTGCAAGTTAA
- the purH gene encoding bifunctional phosphoribosylaminoimidazolecarboxamide formyltransferase/IMP cyclohydrolase: MAPIALLSVSNKKGIVPFAKALTEEFKFQIISSGGTAKALEDASIPVSRISDFTGAPEILGGRVKTLHPKVHGGILAKKSDSSHQSELKEQNIPFIDLVVVNLYPFKETIEKPETLFEEALENIDIGGPTMIRAAAKNHQSVIVLTNPSQYENCLLALKNGEVSKQIRFELALEAFEHTADYDAAIARWMQTKKPEKKSPWIQSTPLKQTLRYGENPHQKASWYSSRRHGWGEAKQIQGKELSTNNLLDLEAAISTIREFGYGTNIKNQNCDNAAVIIKHTNPCGVGISNSLSSAFSKALDADRTSAFGGIVALNCSVDLKTASQLKGIFLECIVAPHFDDQAKSVLAEKKNLRLIELDPISIEKTDKHNVRSILGGVIVQELDDKPIQENAWKVVTRKEPSKIQINDLTFAWKVVRHIRSNAISIASSGQTLGIGAGQMNRIGAAKIALEAAGIKANNAVLASDGFFPFDDTIRLAAKYGISAIIQPGGSIKDNLSIDACNELNLSMIFTGRRHFLH, translated from the coding sequence ATGGCGCCAATTGCATTATTAAGCGTTTCAAATAAAAAAGGGATAGTGCCTTTTGCTAAGGCATTAACTGAAGAATTTAAATTTCAAATAATCTCAAGTGGTGGAACTGCAAAAGCATTAGAAGATGCATCTATTCCTGTAAGCCGCATCTCAGATTTCACTGGTGCACCAGAAATACTAGGAGGGAGAGTCAAAACACTGCATCCCAAAGTTCATGGAGGAATTCTTGCGAAAAAATCAGATTCATCTCATCAGTCTGAATTGAAGGAACAAAATATTCCCTTCATTGATTTAGTAGTAGTAAATCTTTATCCCTTTAAAGAAACCATTGAAAAGCCTGAAACCCTATTTGAAGAAGCCTTAGAAAATATTGATATTGGAGGGCCAACAATGATACGTGCAGCAGCAAAAAATCATCAATCAGTAATTGTTTTAACTAATCCAAGTCAATACGAAAACTGCCTTCTCGCTTTAAAGAATGGAGAAGTATCTAAACAAATACGGTTTGAATTAGCTTTAGAAGCCTTTGAACATACTGCTGACTATGACGCAGCAATAGCTAGATGGATGCAAACAAAAAAACCAGAAAAGAAGTCTCCTTGGATTCAATCTACTCCTCTCAAACAAACGCTACGTTATGGAGAAAACCCACATCAAAAAGCATCTTGGTATAGCTCAAGAAGACATGGCTGGGGTGAAGCAAAACAAATTCAAGGCAAAGAACTGAGCACAAATAATCTTTTAGATTTAGAAGCTGCAATATCAACAATCAGGGAGTTTGGATATGGCACTAACATCAAAAATCAAAATTGTGATAATGCTGCAGTTATCATTAAACATACTAACCCCTGCGGAGTTGGAATAAGTAATTCATTATCCTCAGCATTTAGCAAAGCTCTAGACGCCGATAGAACAAGTGCATTTGGAGGAATAGTCGCACTTAATTGCTCTGTAGATCTCAAAACCGCATCTCAATTAAAAGGTATATTTTTAGAATGCATAGTTGCTCCACACTTTGATGATCAAGCTAAATCAGTCTTGGCAGAAAAGAAAAATCTAAGACTTATAGAACTAGACCCCATTTCAATAGAAAAAACAGACAAGCATAATGTAAGAAGTATACTCGGGGGAGTAATAGTTCAGGAATTAGATGATAAGCCAATCCAGGAAAATGCTTGGAAAGTAGTTACAAGGAAGGAGCCAAGCAAAATACAAATTAATGATTTAACTTTTGCTTGGAAAGTAGTTAGACATATAAGATCAAACGCCATATCAATTGCATCCTCTGGACAAACTCTAGGGATTGGGGCTGGTCAAATGAATAGAATTGGTGCAGCTAAAATAGCACTGGAGGCAGCAGGGATAAAAGCAAATAATGCTGTATTAGCAAGTGATGGTTTTTTCCCTTTTGATGACACCATAAGATTGGCAGCAAAATATGGAATCAGTGCAATTATTCAACCTGGAGGAAGTATAAAAGATAATCTATCAATCGATGCCTGTAATGAATTAAATTTAAGCATGATTTTCACTGGTAGAAGACATTTTTTACATTAA
- a CDS encoding alpha/beta hydrolase, which produces MEEDFFCITSEFATHRLILLHGWGADADDLLPLGENLANLLEKKIEIISLRAPEMHPQGFGRQWYGLFPADWKAAKNAINDLLIRLKTLNDSRIPLDKTVLLGFSQGGAMALAVGCELPLAGLIGCSAYPHPDLNVPKNSPLVFLSHGQFDEIVPIEASRKLLKLFEKQNNLVEFHCFDGGHEIPQILYENIRIFLESCFK; this is translated from the coding sequence ATGGAAGAGGATTTTTTTTGTATTACTTCTGAATTTGCAACTCATCGGTTGATTTTGCTTCATGGATGGGGTGCTGATGCTGATGATTTGCTCCCTTTAGGAGAGAATTTGGCCAATCTACTTGAGAAGAAAATTGAAATTATCTCTTTGAGAGCACCTGAAATGCACCCTCAAGGATTCGGGAGACAATGGTATGGACTTTTTCCAGCAGATTGGAAGGCTGCTAAAAATGCTATTAATGATCTTCTAATTCGATTGAAGACACTTAATGACTCTCGAATACCTTTAGATAAAACAGTTCTCTTGGGATTCTCTCAAGGGGGAGCAATGGCATTAGCTGTTGGGTGTGAATTACCCTTAGCAGGCTTAATTGGTTGTAGCGCTTACCCTCACCCTGACCTGAATGTTCCTAAAAACAGCCCTTTAGTATTTTTATCTCATGGCCAATTTGATGAAATAGTCCCTATTGAGGCATCTCGAAAGTTATTAAAGTTATTTGAAAAACAAAATAACTTGGTTGAATTTCATTGTTTTGACGGAGGGCATGAAATACCTCAAATACTTTATGAAAATATCCGTATTTTTCTTGAAAGTTGTTTTAAGTAA
- a CDS encoding sensor histidine kinase has protein sequence MQFSDRFLNLVDLQLKSFDSYAGIEHIVVYVAKNNSSNSPSLEVIGQRPKRLNKFLTPLENDPEVRVPSPFRRWYPLQEGSILLGVLRVERLPAEQHWPESLDHSLQASASVIANCLSLELDRKKLLNELNQQRDDIGMLVHQLKNPLAALRTYAQLLLRKLGPESSHRGLVEGLLSEQEQVGKYLLSLDEFTQPKLVSQSITPSRLLLPPLISNEEPIDLLALLRPLIDRAEANAKLQGRKWIGPANIPAWMKKLRPASEGFIAEIVANLLENAFKYSSSKSSIGICFSNDGICVWDDSEPIDLDEREKIFENGFRSKKNQNSVGSGIGLSVGRKLAKQFGGELKLNINPSSFDQSLPKVGNAFVINLQG, from the coding sequence ATGCAGTTTTCGGATAGATTTTTAAATTTGGTTGACTTGCAGCTAAAGAGTTTTGACTCGTATGCAGGGATAGAACATATTGTTGTTTATGTAGCTAAGAATAATTCGAGCAATTCTCCATCTTTAGAGGTAATAGGCCAACGTCCAAAGAGGCTTAACAAGTTTTTAACCCCTCTAGAAAATGACCCTGAGGTTCGTGTTCCGTCACCTTTTCGGCGATGGTACCCTTTGCAAGAAGGGTCAATTCTTTTAGGAGTTCTTCGAGTAGAACGACTCCCCGCAGAACAGCATTGGCCAGAATCTCTTGACCATAGCTTGCAGGCAAGTGCCTCTGTGATTGCAAACTGCTTAAGTTTGGAGCTTGATCGCAAAAAACTTTTGAATGAGCTCAATCAGCAAAGAGACGATATTGGGATGCTTGTACATCAGTTAAAAAACCCTCTTGCTGCATTGAGAACCTATGCTCAATTACTTTTAAGGAAATTAGGCCCTGAGAGCAGTCATAGAGGTCTGGTTGAAGGCCTTTTAAGTGAACAAGAGCAGGTTGGGAAATATTTATTGTCATTAGATGAATTTACTCAGCCAAAATTAGTCTCTCAGTCCATTACCCCTTCTCGCTTGTTATTGCCCCCCTTAATTTCAAACGAGGAACCTATAGATTTATTGGCATTATTACGCCCATTGATCGATCGTGCAGAAGCAAATGCAAAACTTCAAGGTAGAAAATGGATAGGACCTGCAAATATCCCTGCCTGGATGAAAAAATTGAGACCAGCATCTGAAGGATTTATAGCTGAAATTGTCGCTAATCTTCTGGAAAATGCATTTAAATATAGTTCATCAAAATCATCTATAGGCATTTGTTTTAGTAATGATGGAATTTGCGTATGGGATGATTCAGAACCTATTGATTTAGATGAAAGAGAAAAAATCTTTGAAAATGGTTTTAGAAGTAAAAAAAATCAAAACTCAGTTGGTTCGGGAATAGGCTTAAGCGTGGGTAGGAAATTAGCAAAACAATTTGGGGGTGAATTGAAATTAAATATAAATCCATCTTCTTTTGACCAATCTCTGCCAAAGGTAGGGAATGCTTTTGTTATTAACTTGCAGGGATAA
- a CDS encoding DUF3155 domain-containing protein, whose amino-acid sequence MSKKRKRISRRRLAGQRVMAHVPTFHLETGSYKPVTAARRYIAETTINAPAVVNVRRNEHTTDRFFWGEKGLFSAQYAEENHFLFPSLRSIVEAVGEHNMFEGLELTADDWEEIEEYEYAFV is encoded by the coding sequence ATGTCAAAAAAACGTAAAAGAATTAGCCGTAGGCGTTTGGCTGGCCAAAGAGTTATGGCACATGTCCCTACTTTTCATCTTGAGACAGGCTCATATAAGCCGGTAACAGCAGCTAGAAGGTACATTGCTGAAACCACTATTAATGCTCCTGCAGTTGTAAATGTTCGACGAAATGAACATACTACAGATAGATTTTTCTGGGGTGAGAAAGGATTATTTAGCGCTCAATATGCTGAAGAGAATCATTTCCTTTTCCCATCTTTACGTTCTATTGTTGAAGCTGTTGGCGAACACAATATGTTTGAAGGGTTAGAACTCACTGCAGATGATTGGGAAGAGATAGAAGAGTATGAATATGCTTTTGTTTAA